Proteins encoded by one window of Desulfovibrio ferrophilus:
- a CDS encoding NifB/NifX family molybdenum-iron cluster-binding protein: MIIAVSSQGPGLASSIDPRFGRAAGFVVIDTDTDEHSYFDNEQNLQLAQGAGIQAAQNVAKTGAQAILTGHVGPKAFLALDKGKIQIFLGASGTVAEALEAYKNGTMQPASAPDKQGHW; the protein is encoded by the coding sequence ATGATCATCGCCGTATCCAGCCAAGGCCCCGGCCTGGCCAGTTCGATAGACCCCAGATTCGGACGCGCCGCCGGATTCGTGGTCATAGACACCGACACTGATGAGCACAGTTATTTCGACAACGAGCAAAACCTCCAGTTGGCCCAGGGCGCAGGTATCCAGGCGGCGCAAAACGTGGCCAAAACCGGCGCACAGGCTATCCTGACCGGACATGTCGGCCCCAAGGCCTTCCTGGCTTTGGATAAGGGCAAGATTCAAATATTCCTGGGCGCATCCGGCACAGTCGCCGAGGCTCTGGAAGCCTATAAGAATGGGACCATGCAGCCCGCAAGCGCCCCTGACAAACAGGGACACTGGTAG
- a CDS encoding NifB/NifX family molybdenum-iron cluster-binding protein gives MLLCMACFGDRLASLAENADCFRLYRVDGGVPNQEGSINPPGREPAALTAALTSCGVDELICGGMTGCTRRFLTQAGITVHPWIKGTLDEVLGAWASKTLDSLAMPGCGGPRCGPGNGPGQGTRGQGCGQGRRNGICTNESISRPGRLRHQGGKTGDTK, from the coding sequence GTGCTGTTGTGCATGGCCTGCTTCGGCGACCGGCTCGCCTCATTGGCCGAGAATGCAGATTGTTTCCGCCTCTATCGAGTGGACGGCGGAGTTCCCAACCAGGAGGGTAGTATCAATCCTCCTGGACGGGAACCCGCCGCCCTCACGGCGGCGCTGACCTCTTGCGGTGTGGATGAACTGATCTGCGGCGGCATGACTGGCTGTACCCGTCGTTTTTTGACCCAGGCTGGAATCACTGTCCATCCGTGGATCAAGGGAACGCTGGATGAAGTCCTCGGCGCCTGGGCATCCAAAACCTTGGATTCACTCGCTATGCCGGGCTGCGGCGGTCCACGTTGCGGCCCGGGTAATGGCCCGGGGCAAGGAACCAGAGGTCAAGGCTGTGGCCAGGGGCGACGCAACGGCATCTGCACCAATGAATCAATCTCCCGCCCCGGACGCTTGCGTCATCAGGGCGGCAAGACAGGAGACACCAAATGA
- the hypB gene encoding hydrogenase nickel incorporation protein HypB, whose amino-acid sequence MEIPVVRNILEANDRISNQLRKIFKANKILVLNLISSPGSGKTSTLERTLTDLRDEMKMAVIEGDLLTDNDARRVAATGAQAVQINTDGACHLDSSMVLEALDSIDIEGLDILFVENVGNLVCPAEFEVGEDYKISLLSVTEGDDKPEKYPLLFAESQVMLLNKTDLLPYVDFSMEQASKFARALNKDINIFPISCKTSEGLDAWYEWLRVKTKEKKEA is encoded by the coding sequence ATGGAAATCCCCGTCGTCCGTAATATTCTGGAAGCCAACGATCGCATCTCCAACCAGCTGCGCAAGATCTTCAAAGCCAACAAAATCCTGGTCCTGAACCTCATCAGCTCACCCGGATCGGGCAAGACCTCCACCCTGGAGCGTACCCTGACCGACCTGCGTGATGAGATGAAAATGGCCGTTATCGAAGGCGATCTGCTCACCGACAACGATGCCCGCCGCGTAGCTGCCACCGGTGCCCAAGCCGTGCAGATCAATACAGACGGCGCCTGCCATCTGGACAGTTCCATGGTGCTCGAAGCCCTGGATTCCATCGACATCGAGGGCCTGGACATCCTGTTCGTGGAAAACGTCGGCAACCTGGTTTGCCCCGCCGAATTCGAAGTCGGAGAGGACTACAAGATTTCACTGCTGTCCGTCACCGAGGGTGACGACAAGCCGGAGAAATACCCCCTGCTGTTCGCCGAATCCCAGGTCATGCTTCTGAACAAGACCGACCTGCTGCCCTACGTGGACTTCAGCATGGAGCAGGCCTCCAAGTTCGCCAGGGCCTTGAACAAGGACATCAATATCTTCCCCATCTCCTGCAAAACCAGCGAAGGCCTGGACGCCTGGTACGAATGGCTGCGCGTCAAGACCAAGGAAAAGAAAGAAGCCTAG
- the hypA gene encoding hydrogenase maturation nickel metallochaperone HypA, which yields MHEMSIAQGLIAIMKEEMEKHGVTKLHSVRVAYGELAALVPEALTFAFEACTLGTDMEGATLEMIPIPVVLKCSDCGEQFSPDRSDLFMPCPKCGEGLGHEVLQGKELYLDNMEAE from the coding sequence ATGCACGAGATGTCCATTGCACAAGGCCTGATCGCCATCATGAAGGAAGAGATGGAAAAACACGGGGTCACCAAACTGCACAGCGTACGTGTGGCCTACGGTGAATTAGCCGCTCTGGTGCCTGAAGCCCTGACGTTTGCCTTCGAAGCCTGCACCCTGGGCACAGACATGGAAGGCGCCACTCTGGAGATGATTCCCATCCCGGTGGTCCTCAAGTGCTCTGATTGCGGCGAACAGTTTTCGCCAGACAGGTCGGATCTGTTCATGCCCTGCCCAAAGTGCGGAGAAGGCCTTGGACACGAAGTCCTGCAAGGCAAGGAACTCTACCTCGACAACATGGAAGCGGAATAG
- a CDS encoding CBS domain-containing protein, producing the protein MYVGLKMLTDFVTITSETLVSDADRIMENEQLWMLLVKDGDKLAGYVRKEDVRKALPSDATTLERHELNYLLSKLKIGKIMHTDLTTVSPETEIEEAAEIMFTKNIAGLAVVDVKNNLLGFINRNVMLDVLVEEMGLRQGGSRIVFEVEDRTGVIHEVSGIIMEMGISIISTGTFFHNGTRIVVFRVQADDPTPIAKELSDRGYKLVGPDTFKENWK; encoded by the coding sequence ATGTACGTCGGTCTGAAGATGCTAACGGATTTCGTGACCATTACTTCCGAAACCCTGGTCAGCGATGCCGACAGGATCATGGAGAATGAGCAGTTGTGGATGCTGCTGGTCAAGGATGGAGATAAGCTTGCCGGTTATGTCCGCAAGGAAGATGTGCGCAAGGCCTTGCCTTCGGATGCGACCACCCTTGAACGCCATGAATTGAACTATCTGCTCTCCAAGCTCAAGATCGGCAAGATCATGCATACGGACCTGACCACCGTCTCTCCCGAAACCGAGATCGAGGAAGCCGCAGAGATCATGTTCACCAAGAACATTGCCGGATTGGCGGTGGTAGACGTGAAGAACAATCTGCTGGGCTTTATCAATCGCAACGTCATGCTTGATGTTCTGGTTGAGGAAATGGGGCTCAGGCAGGGGGGATCGCGCATCGTCTTTGAGGTGGAGGATCGCACCGGCGTCATCCATGAGGTGTCGGGCATTATTATGGAGATGGGCATCTCCATCATTTCGACAGGAACGTTCTTTCATAACGGCACCCGCATTGTTGTCTTCCGAGTGCAAGCCGATGATCCTACCCCCATTGCCAAGGAACTGAGTGATCGCGGCTACAAGCTGGTCGGTCCTGATACATTCAAAGAGAATTGGAAATGA
- a CDS encoding ABC transporter ATP-binding protein — MNTLLSVDNITLTFKGIAALLNVSFQVGEGQIASLIGPNGAGKTSMLNCISGRYTPDEGGISLNDAPLLGKKAHQRTHDGLSRTFQNIALFRGLSVLDNMMVGRHSRLDYGLLASMFYFGKARRSEDAHRRRVEDIIDFLGLSPYRHQAAGRLPYGVQKRVELGRALAAEPRLILLDEPMAGMNLEETEDMARYILDINEEWGVTVLLVEHDMGVVMDLSDHVVVLDFGQVLASGSPDEVKNNPDVVAAYLGSDAAYAGR; from the coding sequence ATGAACACCTTGCTTTCCGTAGATAACATCACCTTGACGTTCAAGGGCATTGCCGCCCTGTTGAATGTCAGCTTTCAGGTCGGGGAGGGGCAGATCGCCTCGCTGATCGGTCCCAACGGCGCGGGCAAGACCAGCATGCTGAATTGCATCAGCGGTCGCTATACCCCCGACGAGGGCGGCATCAGCTTGAACGATGCCCCGCTGCTGGGCAAGAAGGCTCATCAGCGAACCCATGATGGCCTGTCTCGTACATTCCAGAACATTGCTCTGTTCCGTGGGTTGTCTGTGTTGGACAACATGATGGTCGGGCGTCACAGCCGTCTGGATTATGGACTGCTGGCATCGATGTTCTATTTTGGAAAGGCTCGCAGGTCCGAGGATGCCCATCGCCGCCGGGTGGAGGACATCATCGATTTCCTGGGACTGTCTCCCTATCGTCATCAGGCCGCTGGGCGTCTGCCCTATGGCGTGCAGAAGCGTGTCGAGCTTGGGCGGGCCCTGGCTGCCGAACCCCGGCTCATCCTGCTGGATGAACCCATGGCGGGTATGAACCTTGAGGAAACCGAGGACATGGCTCGCTACATTCTGGATATTAATGAGGAGTGGGGCGTGACCGTACTCCTGGTGGAACACGACATGGGTGTGGTCATGGACCTTTCCGATCATGTGGTGGTCTTGGACTTCGGTCAGGTGCTGGCTTCGGGCAGTCCCGATGAAGTGAAGAACAACCCGGACGTGGTTGCTGCCTATTTGGGTAGTGACGCGGCCTATGCAGGACGCTAG
- a CDS encoding AMP-binding protein, with the protein MSQVHDTTLPKLLVEQARRQGDSVALREKEWGVWQPFSWNEYLQAASEFAGGLKTLGFGRGDIVILIGDNRPEWLWAELGIQALGGMALGLYQDATPDEVGYIFELAEAKMVIAEDQEQVDKILTLRPDLADLKYIVYHDPKGLSSYDEQGLHSFEDIRAIGKDKASRFEAWADDLSPDDPCLIATTSGTTGRPKLAMMSHRNMLSMAANLGAADPKHVSDEFVSFLPLAWMGEQMMAVASALLFGFTVNFPEEPDTVQENIREIGPNLIFSPPRVWENMAAKVQVKIMETTSLKRGLYNLLLPWGTKWADRILAGETPSLVERVKHRIADWLLFRALRDRLGFSNLRSASTGGAALGPDTFRFFHALGVNLKQIYGQTEIAGISCIHRNGAIDFDTVGEPIPETEIKISELGEILSKSPAVFLGYYKNEEATAETIEDGWLLSGDAGYFKDNGQLVVIDRLKDVMHLNDGTRFSPQFMENKLKFSPYVKEAVVLGEKREAIAAIICLDAEIAGRWAESQLITYTTYQDLSAKEQVYDLVAREVQQINSTLPSETQISRFVLLFKELDADDGELTRTRKVRRAVVSERYGEVIEGLYSGKTSVELTACIQYQDGRTREMCGTMQLRDVE; encoded by the coding sequence ATGAGTCAAGTACACGATACCACGCTGCCCAAGTTGCTGGTTGAGCAGGCTCGCCGTCAGGGCGACAGTGTGGCCCTGCGCGAAAAGGAGTGGGGCGTTTGGCAGCCCTTTAGTTGGAACGAATACCTTCAGGCCGCGAGCGAATTCGCGGGTGGGTTGAAGACCCTCGGCTTTGGTCGGGGCGATATTGTCATTCTCATTGGCGACAACCGGCCTGAATGGTTGTGGGCCGAGTTGGGTATCCAAGCCTTGGGGGGCATGGCCCTGGGCCTGTATCAGGATGCAACGCCTGATGAGGTCGGCTATATTTTTGAACTTGCGGAAGCAAAAATGGTTATCGCAGAGGATCAGGAACAGGTGGATAAAATCCTGACCCTGCGTCCAGATTTGGCGGATCTGAAATACATCGTCTACCACGACCCCAAAGGGTTATCGAGCTACGACGAACAGGGTCTGCACTCCTTCGAGGATATCCGCGCCATAGGTAAGGATAAAGCCTCGCGTTTCGAGGCCTGGGCAGATGATTTGTCACCTGATGATCCCTGCCTCATTGCCACGACATCGGGCACAACGGGTCGCCCCAAGCTGGCCATGATGAGCCATCGCAATATGTTGTCCATGGCTGCGAACCTTGGTGCGGCTGATCCTAAACACGTCTCTGACGAGTTTGTGTCCTTCCTTCCTCTGGCCTGGATGGGCGAGCAGATGATGGCAGTAGCCTCAGCCCTGCTGTTTGGGTTCACCGTGAACTTCCCCGAGGAACCCGATACCGTGCAGGAAAACATTCGCGAAATAGGGCCGAACCTGATCTTCAGCCCTCCACGAGTCTGGGAGAACATGGCAGCCAAGGTTCAGGTCAAGATCATGGAAACCACCTCGCTCAAGCGTGGGCTGTACAACCTGCTGTTGCCCTGGGGCACAAAGTGGGCTGATCGCATCCTGGCGGGTGAGACACCGAGCCTTGTGGAGCGCGTGAAGCATCGCATTGCGGACTGGTTGCTGTTCCGTGCTCTGCGCGATCGGCTTGGGTTTTCCAATTTGCGCAGTGCTTCGACCGGTGGTGCGGCTCTTGGACCGGACACCTTCCGTTTCTTTCACGCCTTGGGTGTGAATCTGAAACAGATTTACGGCCAGACCGAGATCGCGGGCATCTCCTGCATCCATCGCAATGGGGCCATTGATTTTGACACGGTGGGTGAACCCATCCCCGAGACCGAGATCAAAATCAGTGAACTGGGTGAGATTCTTTCCAAGAGCCCGGCGGTGTTCCTTGGCTACTACAAAAATGAGGAAGCCACTGCCGAGACCATCGAGGACGGTTGGCTGCTTTCGGGCGATGCTGGATATTTCAAGGACAACGGCCAGTTGGTGGTCATCGATCGCCTGAAAGACGTAATGCACCTGAATGACGGCACCCGTTTTTCCCCGCAGTTTATGGAGAACAAGCTCAAGTTTTCGCCCTACGTCAAGGAAGCCGTGGTCCTTGGAGAGAAGCGCGAGGCCATTGCCGCCATCATCTGTCTGGATGCGGAGATCGCTGGGCGTTGGGCTGAATCCCAGCTGATTACCTACACCACCTATCAGGATCTGTCCGCCAAGGAACAGGTCTATGACCTTGTGGCTCGTGAGGTGCAGCAGATCAATTCCACGTTGCCCTCCGAAACACAGATCAGTCGATTTGTGCTGTTGTTCAAGGAACTGGATGCCGACGATGGCGAGTTGACCCGAACCAGAAAGGTGCGCCGCGCTGTTGTATCCGAGCGTTACGGCGAGGTCATCGAGGGACTGTATTCGGGCAAGACCAGTGTGGAGCTTACGGCCTGTATCCAATACCAGGACGGCCGGACCCGGGAGATGTGCGGAACCATGCAACTTCGAGACGTCGAGTAG
- a CDS encoding branched-chain amino acid ABC transporter permease has product MEYYLQLIINGLVVGSIYSLVALGFVIIYKATKVVNFAQGELVMVGAYMCFSLTVQFQIPFLLAFVMTLGFSVILGMAIERMILRPLIGEPIISVIMVTVGLSSVLKALVQMFWGTQLRAYPPVLPQEPVFIAGLPISPVYIAAFVLSVVLFAIFSAFFKYSSVGIAMRATAQDQQAAQSMGIGIKNIFALSWCIAAVVSSIGGVILGNINGINSQLGHLGLKVFPAVILGGLDSLLGAALGGLIIGVLENIGDGLAKDILGLGGFREVAAFVILVLILMIRPYGLFGTEEIERV; this is encoded by the coding sequence ATGGAATATTATCTTCAGTTGATCATCAACGGGTTGGTTGTGGGCAGTATCTACAGCCTTGTGGCTCTGGGATTCGTGATCATCTACAAGGCCACCAAGGTCGTGAACTTTGCCCAGGGTGAATTGGTCATGGTCGGCGCGTACATGTGTTTTTCGCTGACCGTTCAGTTTCAGATTCCATTTCTGCTGGCGTTTGTCATGACGCTTGGTTTTTCGGTTATTCTGGGAATGGCCATCGAGCGCATGATCCTGAGGCCGCTCATTGGCGAACCCATTATCAGCGTGATTATGGTCACCGTGGGGCTGTCCAGCGTGTTGAAAGCTCTGGTTCAGATGTTCTGGGGAACGCAGCTGCGGGCGTATCCGCCTGTGCTGCCGCAGGAGCCGGTGTTTATCGCCGGGCTGCCCATTTCTCCTGTATATATCGCCGCCTTTGTGCTTTCGGTTGTGCTGTTCGCCATTTTCTCGGCCTTCTTCAAATACTCGTCGGTGGGCATTGCCATGCGTGCAACGGCGCAGGACCAGCAGGCCGCTCAGAGCATGGGCATTGGCATCAAGAATATTTTTGCCCTGTCTTGGTGTATCGCGGCTGTGGTCTCGAGCATCGGTGGTGTGATTCTGGGTAATATCAATGGCATCAATTCGCAGCTCGGACACCTTGGACTCAAGGTCTTCCCGGCGGTGATTCTGGGTGGACTGGATAGCCTGCTTGGTGCTGCTTTGGGTGGACTGATTATTGGTGTGCTGGAGAATATCGGCGACGGTCTGGCCAAGGATATCCTCGGGCTCGGCGGTTTCCGCGAAGTCGCGGCCTTTGTCATCCTGGTGCTGATTCTGATGATCAGGCCTTATGGCTTGTTCGGAACCGAAGAGATCGAGAGGGTCTAG
- a CDS encoding branched-chain amino acid ABC transporter permease, translating to MSNGKCGLFFETYRGEAQLLPSAFQKWSLGLFMVVLLGAPYMLDSYMVSVLNLVNIAVIGAVSLNLLTGYCGQISLGHGAFIGVGAYATAKFTALGVPFLLALPLGGAVAAVVGMIFGIPSLRLKGIYLAIATLAAQLILEYVFLHWESATGGSSGVAVDSPEIFGFIFDTDEKMFYLTLAVAVVAVLAVSNMVRTRQGRAFVAIRDYYLSAEIVGVNLFTTKLQAFGVSSFLAGVSGGLWAYYTMYITPEQFNIGLSISYLAMIIIGGMGSVQGAIFGAIFITLLPEFLNITASALGDIFPDVSTYLLAMKEGIFGLVLVLFLIFEPEGLAHRWRLVKAYWKLYPFAH from the coding sequence ATGAGCAACGGTAAATGCGGACTGTTTTTTGAGACGTACCGTGGCGAGGCCCAGCTGTTGCCCAGCGCTTTCCAGAAATGGAGCCTTGGGCTGTTCATGGTGGTTCTGCTGGGCGCTCCATACATGCTTGATTCCTATATGGTCTCGGTGCTGAACCTGGTGAATATTGCGGTCATTGGCGCGGTTTCATTGAACTTGCTGACTGGTTACTGTGGTCAGATATCTTTGGGCCATGGCGCGTTCATCGGCGTTGGTGCCTATGCTACGGCCAAGTTCACCGCTCTGGGGGTGCCCTTCCTGCTGGCATTGCCCCTTGGTGGGGCCGTGGCTGCGGTTGTGGGCATGATCTTCGGTATTCCGTCATTACGTCTGAAGGGCATCTACCTGGCCATTGCCACCCTGGCTGCCCAGTTGATCCTGGAATACGTGTTCCTGCACTGGGAGTCTGCCACTGGCGGTTCATCCGGTGTGGCCGTGGATTCACCAGAAATATTCGGATTCATCTTCGATACCGACGAGAAGATGTTCTATCTCACGCTGGCCGTAGCCGTGGTCGCGGTGCTGGCCGTGAGCAACATGGTACGCACCCGCCAGGGCAGGGCATTCGTCGCCATCCGAGACTATTATCTGTCCGCGGAGATCGTGGGCGTGAACCTCTTCACCACGAAACTCCAGGCCTTTGGCGTCAGTTCTTTTCTGGCTGGCGTTTCCGGTGGCCTGTGGGCCTACTATACCATGTACATCACGCCCGAGCAGTTCAATATCGGGCTGTCCATCAGCTATCTGGCCATGATCATCATCGGTGGCATGGGCAGTGTGCAGGGGGCCATCTTCGGGGCGATATTCATTACGTTGCTGCCGGAGTTCCTGAATATCACCGCCAGCGCGCTGGGTGACATCTTCCCTGATGTGAGCACCTACCTGCTTGCCATGAAGGAAGGCATCTTCGGCCTGGTTCTGGTTCTGTTCCTGATTTTCGAGCCTGAAGGTCTTGCACACCGTTGGCGGCTCGTGAAGGCATATTGGAAGCTGTATCCCTTCGCCCATTAG
- a CDS encoding ABC transporter substrate-binding protein, whose amino-acid sequence MKRIITIIMAMAFMVAAVSASAAEIKIGVLSDLSGPTSAVGQPYAEGIKACAQYLNDNGGINGKQVKLLQVDYAYNVQQALAAYKRFKSQGMVALQGWGTADTEALTKFVARDKMPTWSASYSAHLTDPKVAPYNFFVAADYTTQMRAGLKYLKENWKEARAPKLAFIYPDHPYGLSPIKGGKEYAAEIGFEIVGEENVSLKAMDATTQLLALQKKAPDFCWIGGTTPSTSVILKDAKKLSMTTTFLINLWGNDESLIDLAGEAAKGQVGLQAAAVYNDDVPGAALIRERTGGQAVMSHYLRGFASTLVMAEAIKIADAAGNLNGKGIKEAAETLRDFDPMGLTPAISYFADDHRPNMSVNIYTIEGGKLVKTASPTLERKAEWLGH is encoded by the coding sequence ATGAAACGCATCATCACCATCATCATGGCCATGGCATTCATGGTCGCCGCCGTGTCTGCATCGGCAGCCGAGATCAAGATCGGTGTGCTGTCCGACCTGTCGGGCCCCACTTCGGCCGTTGGTCAGCCTTATGCCGAAGGCATCAAGGCCTGCGCTCAGTACCTGAATGACAATGGGGGCATCAATGGCAAGCAGGTCAAGTTGCTGCAGGTGGACTACGCCTACAATGTGCAGCAGGCACTGGCTGCCTACAAGCGCTTCAAAAGCCAGGGCATGGTCGCTTTGCAGGGCTGGGGCACTGCAGACACCGAAGCGCTGACCAAGTTCGTGGCCCGCGACAAGATGCCGACATGGTCCGCGTCCTACTCGGCGCACCTGACCGATCCCAAGGTTGCTCCATACAATTTTTTTGTGGCCGCAGACTACACCACCCAAATGCGCGCTGGCTTGAAGTATCTGAAGGAAAACTGGAAGGAGGCGCGTGCGCCCAAATTGGCCTTCATTTATCCTGATCATCCCTATGGCTTGTCCCCCATCAAGGGTGGCAAGGAATACGCAGCTGAGATCGGTTTTGAAATTGTGGGCGAAGAGAATGTCAGCCTGAAGGCCATGGATGCCACCACCCAGCTGTTGGCTCTGCAGAAGAAGGCTCCGGACTTTTGCTGGATTGGTGGGACGACTCCTTCCACTTCCGTTATTCTGAAGGACGCCAAGAAGCTGTCCATGACCACCACCTTCCTGATCAACCTCTGGGGTAATGACGAGAGTCTGATTGACCTCGCAGGTGAAGCTGCCAAGGGGCAGGTCGGCCTGCAGGCGGCTGCCGTTTACAACGATGACGTGCCCGGTGCCGCTCTGATCCGTGAGCGGACCGGTGGTCAGGCCGTGATGTCGCATTATCTGCGTGGATTTGCTTCCACTCTGGTCATGGCTGAGGCCATCAAGATTGCAGACGCTGCCGGTAACTTGAACGGCAAGGGGATCAAGGAAGCAGCCGAGACCCTGCGCGACTTTGATCCCATGGGCCTGACTCCTGCCATCAGCTACTTTGCTGATGACCATCGCCCGAACATGAGTGTGAATATCTACACGATCGAGGGTGGCAAGCTGGTCAAGACCGCTTCCCCGACCCTGGAACGCAAGGCCGAGTGGCTCGGTCACTAA
- a CDS encoding ABC transporter ATP-binding protein, with product MELLQVENVEVVYNDVVLVLKGLSLAAEEGKITALLGANGAGKSTTLKAISGLLESEDGEVTDGAVVYDGTPINKWAPEKVVREGIFQVMEGRRIFEDLTVEENLRCGAYTRPRGEYAAGVERVYEYFPRLKERRKQVAGYMSGGEQQMLAIGRALMAKPRLLLLDEPSLGLAPLLVEEIFGIVRRINAEEGVTVLLVEQNARAALGIAEMAYIMENGRIVMDGKSEDLLNNPDVQEFYLGMGHGGEKRSFRDVKHYRRRKRWLG from the coding sequence GTGGAATTGTTGCAAGTCGAGAATGTCGAGGTCGTCTACAACGACGTCGTGCTCGTGTTGAAGGGGCTGTCCCTGGCTGCCGAGGAAGGCAAGATCACCGCGCTTCTCGGTGCCAACGGTGCAGGGAAATCGACCACCCTGAAGGCTATTTCCGGTCTGCTGGAAAGCGAAGATGGGGAAGTCACTGATGGTGCTGTGGTCTATGACGGAACACCCATCAATAAATGGGCCCCGGAAAAGGTCGTGCGCGAGGGGATTTTCCAGGTCATGGAGGGTCGTCGCATTTTCGAGGATCTGACCGTGGAAGAGAACCTTCGCTGCGGTGCTTATACGCGCCCCAGAGGCGAATACGCAGCCGGGGTGGAACGTGTGTACGAATATTTCCCACGTCTCAAGGAGCGCCGTAAGCAGGTTGCCGGCTATATGTCCGGCGGTGAGCAGCAGATGCTGGCCATTGGCCGGGCGCTGATGGCCAAGCCGCGGTTGCTCCTGCTGGATGAACCCTCCCTGGGGCTGGCCCCGTTGCTGGTGGAGGAGATCTTCGGCATCGTCAGGCGCATCAATGCCGAAGAGGGCGTCACGGTCCTTCTGGTCGAGCAGAATGCTCGGGCGGCACTGGGTATCGCTGAAATGGCCTATATCATGGAGAACGGGCGCATCGTCATGGACGGCAAGTCCGAAGACCTGTTGAACAACCCCGACGTACAGGAATTTTATCTGGGCATGGGCCATGGTGGCGAGAAGCGCAGTTTCCGTGATGTGAAACACTACCGACGCCGCAAGCGTTGGCTGGGTTAA
- a CDS encoding phenylacetate--CoA ligase family protein yields MTLAERMSGVYHDLETMSPGERAERTWNRLEQVIEVAWDNGGEFVTRLDGAGLTLSDIGSLADWARVPVLRKKELIEMQSHGPRMGGLLACELGDLRRIYQSPGPIFDPEGQGPDYWGWAEAFHAAGFRKRDVVQMTFSYHLTPAGLMLEEPLREIGCAVIPAGPGNTEKQLELLTELPVTGFVGMASYLRIIADKAVSKGLDLKRDFQLEVAFVAAERLSSSLRSGLEHDFGMLIRQGYGTADLGCIAYECPALGGMHVSNRCHVEICDPQTHEPLPMGETGEVVVTPFSTQYPLVRFATGDLSYFVDEPCDCGRTSLRLGAIVGRVDDTAKVKGQFIYPAQVAEVVALFEQIERWQVLVTNPRGQDRLELKLKLSGALDEDAFAQAFQAKCKLRPVLTVLGAGEDLAKEAPALLDKRLFE; encoded by the coding sequence ATGACTCTGGCTGAGCGCATGAGTGGCGTATATCACGATCTGGAAACCATGAGTCCAGGTGAGCGGGCCGAACGTACATGGAATCGTCTTGAACAGGTCATTGAGGTGGCCTGGGACAATGGTGGTGAGTTCGTGACTCGCCTGGACGGGGCCGGATTGACCTTGTCGGATATTGGCTCCCTGGCGGATTGGGCACGTGTGCCCGTGCTGCGCAAGAAGGAACTCATTGAGATGCAGAGTCATGGACCTCGCATGGGAGGGCTGCTGGCCTGTGAGTTGGGCGATTTGCGCCGTATCTATCAGTCTCCCGGACCGATCTTTGACCCGGAAGGGCAAGGGCCGGATTATTGGGGCTGGGCCGAGGCTTTTCATGCCGCCGGGTTCCGCAAACGCGATGTCGTGCAGATGACCTTTTCCTATCATCTGACTCCGGCTGGTTTGATGCTGGAAGAACCACTCCGGGAAATTGGTTGTGCTGTTATCCCTGCTGGTCCGGGTAACACGGAAAAACAGTTGGAGCTCTTGACAGAACTGCCGGTGACCGGTTTTGTGGGCATGGCCAGTTACCTGCGTATTATCGCTGATAAGGCCGTGTCCAAAGGTCTGGATCTCAAGCGGGATTTCCAGCTGGAAGTGGCCTTTGTGGCGGCTGAACGGCTGTCCTCATCCTTGCGCTCCGGCCTGGAACATGATTTTGGGATGCTCATTCGTCAGGGCTACGGTACGGCTGATTTGGGCTGCATTGCCTATGAATGTCCTGCCCTTGGTGGCATGCACGTTTCCAATCGTTGTCATGTCGAGATTTGTGATCCCCAGACCCATGAGCCTTTGCCCATGGGTGAGACGGGGGAAGTGGTGGTAACGCCGTTCTCGACTCAGTATCCTCTGGTTCGATTTGCCACGGGTGATTTGTCGTACTTTGTGGATGAACCCTGCGACTGTGGGAGGACTAGCCTGCGTCTGGGGGCCATTGTCGGGCGTGTGGATGACACTGCCAAGGTCAAGGGACAGTTCATTTACCCTGCACAGGTGGCGGAGGTTGTGGCCTTGTTTGAACAGATCGAACGGTGGCAGGTTCTGGTCACCAACCCCCGAGGACAGGATCGATTGGAATTGAAGCTGAAGTTGAGCGGGGCATTGGATGAGGATGCATTCGCTCAGGCTTTTCAGGCCAAGTGCAAGCTGCGCCCAGTGCTGACAGTGCTTGGTGCTGGCGAAGATCTGGCTAAGGAAGCTCCTGCTCTGCTGGATAAGCGTCTGTTTGAATAG